The bacterium genome includes a window with the following:
- a CDS encoding alkaline phosphatase family protein produces MAELLIGHTTQDSVRIWVRASAETRSSLSSSDRVLAFLRVIPASGAAPVEARKTLKPNKDFTGVIEVSGLQPAEEHTCELSFGATANAGPGARVTPTHPQGRFKTFPATTDTLDFLLGSCNTRHKHSDSAFLRIAELAQTENAAFMIHCGDQIYYPRAADPEVDRYREQYRKTWQRSPVRNLFTRLPHYMILDDHEIRNNFRNDRPAVRTETGLFDMRTFKRRALRVYREYQHSHNPQSHSSKLYYEFSSGDVRFFVMDIRTERRESTGKMISPTQMTAFFDWLRRFPGDLKFVVTAVPFLAEVIEVDARSPGRDKWCGKAYEAQRQEILQFLCDETGLRQPVFLTGDMHNSYHATMRLNRGSESFRLHELMSSPINQKTTSLGQRARYILNSPVATPFGWNRVVKLVSNSQGEQYFDGPNIMHIRVKDPWVRFWIYPTREGTGNAPVSRGAFQP; encoded by the coding sequence ATGGCGGAGCTTCTCATCGGACACACGACCCAGGACTCGGTCCGGATCTGGGTGCGCGCGTCCGCGGAAACCCGGAGCTCGCTGTCTAGCTCCGACCGTGTGCTGGCCTTTCTGCGCGTCATTCCTGCAAGCGGCGCCGCTCCGGTCGAGGCCCGAAAGACTCTCAAGCCCAACAAGGACTTCACCGGAGTCATCGAGGTCTCTGGCCTGCAGCCCGCTGAAGAGCACACCTGTGAGCTCAGCTTCGGAGCGACAGCCAACGCCGGTCCCGGAGCGAGAGTCACTCCGACCCACCCCCAGGGTCGGTTCAAGACTTTCCCCGCGACCACCGACACCCTGGATTTCCTGCTGGGGAGCTGCAACACCCGCCATAAGCACTCCGACAGCGCCTTCCTCAGGATCGCCGAGCTCGCCCAGACAGAGAACGCCGCCTTCATGATCCATTGCGGCGATCAGATTTACTACCCACGGGCCGCCGACCCCGAGGTCGACCGTTACCGGGAGCAGTACCGCAAGACCTGGCAACGCTCACCCGTCCGGAACCTCTTCACGCGCCTGCCCCACTACATGATCCTGGACGACCACGAGATCCGGAACAACTTCCGCAATGATCGACCAGCGGTGCGCACCGAGACCGGCCTCTTCGACATGAGGACCTTCAAGCGGCGCGCGCTCAGGGTCTACCGGGAATACCAGCACAGCCACAACCCCCAGTCCCATTCAAGCAAGCTCTACTACGAGTTCTCGTCCGGCGACGTCCGCTTCTTTGTCATGGACATCCGAACCGAGCGCCGGGAGTCCACGGGAAAGATGATCAGCCCCACACAAATGACGGCGTTCTTCGACTGGCTGAGGCGCTTTCCTGGCGACCTCAAGTTTGTCGTGACGGCCGTGCCCTTTCTGGCCGAGGTGATCGAAGTCGACGCCAGAAGCCCCGGCCGAGACAAGTGGTGTGGCAAAGCCTACGAGGCCCAGCGGCAGGAGATTCTCCAGTTCCTCTGCGACGAGACCGGTCTTCGGCAGCCGGTGTTTCTCACCGGCGACATGCACAACTCCTACCACGCCACCATGAGACTGAACCGGGGATCGGAGAGCTTTCGGCTCCACGAGCTCATGTCGAGCCCGATCAACCAGAAGACCACCAGCCTGGGGCAGCGCGCCCGCTACATCCTGAACTCGCCGGTCGCCACGCCGTTCGGTTGGAACCGGGTCGTCAAGCTGGTCAGCAACAGTCAGGGCGAGCAGTACTTCGACGGCCCCAATATCATGCACATCCGAGTCAAGGATCCGTGGGTCCGGTTCTGGATCTATCCGACCCGCGAGGGAACCGGGAACGCACCGGTCAGTCGGGGCGCCTTTCAACCCTAG
- a CDS encoding ferredoxin → MIAVRPGLSYIRGVTTLTLDAAKCNGCLLCLKVCPHPVFGPLKGSVEILEPDLCMECGACVKNCSEDALSVNPGVGCAAAILRGWLTRSGTECRQ, encoded by the coding sequence ATGATCGCAGTTCGACCAGGGCTCAGCTACATCCGGGGCGTGACGACGCTCACGCTCGACGCCGCGAAATGCAACGGCTGCCTGCTCTGCTTGAAAGTGTGTCCGCATCCCGTCTTCGGGCCGTTGAAAGGCTCGGTCGAGATTCTCGAGCCCGACCTGTGCATGGAGTGCGGCGCCTGTGTGAAGAACTGCTCGGAGGACGCTCTGAGCGTCAATCCGGGTGTCGGCTGCGCAGCCGCGATCCTCAGAGGCTGGCTGACTCGTTCAGGCACGGAGTGCCGCCAGTAG
- a CDS encoding archease yields the protein MAGYRFLEHTADAGVEIHAPSRTGVYRLALEALTDCLTVLGKVEARDEEPVSLRSGGLDLLLVDWLQELLYRFETSGFVARDTEIRLTPEEDGWVALDGVVVGEPFDPAKHPLKLPVKAVTYHQLVFEPAADGYFARVIFDV from the coding sequence ATGGCCGGCTATCGATTCCTGGAGCACACCGCCGATGCCGGCGTCGAGATCCACGCCCCGAGTCGGACCGGGGTGTACCGGCTGGCTCTCGAAGCCCTGACGGATTGTCTGACGGTGTTGGGGAAGGTAGAGGCCAGGGACGAGGAGCCGGTTTCGCTGCGGAGCGGTGGACTCGACTTGCTGCTGGTCGATTGGCTGCAAGAGCTGCTCTATCGCTTCGAGACCTCCGGTTTCGTGGCTCGGGATACGGAGATCCGGCTGACACCCGAGGAGGATGGGTGGGTCGCCCTCGACGGGGTGGTCGTGGGCGAGCCGTTCGATCCCGCCAAACATCCGCTGAAGCTGCCGGTCAAGGCGGTGACCTATCACCAGCTGGTCTTCGAGCCGGCCGCCGACGGGTACTTCGCGCGCGTGATCTTCGACGTATGA